One Amycolatopsis thermophila DNA segment encodes these proteins:
- a CDS encoding substrate-binding domain-containing protein: MSDDDQISLPSRRRALKYFGAGGGAVAASALLAACQGVRDEPGSGPAGGAFGSTPAWRFVFVNHVTTNSFFVPTRTGLADAAKMVGIPEPQWTGSAEGNVSEMANAFSTAVNGGADGIAVALTDDNAFVEPTKRAFAKGIPVIAYNATAAGNHPLTYVGQDLYQSGFLMGRRIARDVADGLILVGISQPGGNNVQPRLDGITDALKQAAPGVTVLPVNTGAEQAAELNAIAAAYDGHTDAKGVYAVDAGSTASIAQLLTTRGLQGKVHAGGYDTLTDTLKGVQSGALDFTIDQSAYLQGFLSVLYLYLYRVSGTLVTPPFTDTGLTFVTKDNVGPYLTADSKFEGGRKTEPVPMPSSIPLPAPSGTPR, encoded by the coding sequence ATGAGCGACGACGACCAGATCAGCCTCCCCTCCCGGCGCAGGGCCCTGAAATACTTCGGGGCCGGCGGCGGCGCGGTGGCCGCCTCCGCCCTGCTCGCCGCGTGCCAGGGGGTCCGCGACGAACCCGGATCGGGCCCGGCCGGCGGCGCGTTCGGCAGCACACCCGCCTGGCGGTTCGTGTTCGTCAACCACGTGACCACCAACTCGTTCTTCGTGCCGACCCGCACCGGCCTCGCGGACGCGGCGAAAATGGTCGGGATCCCGGAACCACAGTGGACCGGCTCCGCCGAGGGCAACGTCTCGGAGATGGCCAACGCGTTCTCCACCGCGGTCAACGGCGGAGCCGACGGCATCGCCGTCGCCCTGACCGACGACAACGCGTTCGTGGAACCGACCAAACGGGCGTTCGCCAAGGGCATCCCGGTGATCGCCTACAACGCCACCGCCGCCGGCAACCACCCGCTCACCTACGTCGGCCAGGACCTCTACCAGTCCGGTTTCCTGATGGGCCGGCGGATCGCGCGGGACGTCGCTGACGGCCTCATCCTCGTCGGGATCTCCCAGCCGGGCGGCAACAACGTGCAGCCGCGCCTGGACGGCATCACCGACGCGCTCAAACAGGCCGCGCCGGGCGTGACCGTGCTGCCCGTCAACACCGGCGCCGAGCAGGCCGCCGAGCTCAACGCCATCGCCGCCGCCTACGACGGGCACACCGACGCCAAGGGCGTCTACGCCGTCGACGCCGGCAGCACCGCCTCGATCGCGCAGCTGCTGACCACCCGCGGCCTGCAGGGCAAGGTGCACGCCGGCGGGTACGACACCCTCACCGACACCCTCAAGGGCGTGCAGTCCGGCGCGCTGGACTTCACCATCGACCAGTCCGCCTACCTGCAGGGTTTCCTGTCGGTGCTCTACCTCTACCTGTACCGGGTGTCCGGCACCCTGGTCACCCCGCCGTTCACCGACACCGGGCTGACGTTCGTCACCAAGGACAACGTGGGGCCCTACCTGACCGCGGACAGCAAGTTCGAGGGCGGCCGCAAGACCGAACCGGTGCCGATGCCGTCGTCGATCCCGCTGCCGGCGCCGTCCGGGACACCCCGGTAG
- a CDS encoding LCP family protein → MTTPPARGSRWRSVRYTAAGLASLLVLGATGYAWTQLSRLDRDLATADVIAPSAQLPTGRESLAAAQNILLVGLDSRTDGQGNPLPQSLLDQLHAGDSGDGGDTADTMIVVHIPAGGGSATAISIPRDSYVQIADGYGKHKINSAYTYGKNAALTALSTQGVTGAELDREAAAAGARTAIETVEDFTGLAINHYAAVNLAGFYELSNAVGGVPVCLKAPVHDSYSGADLPAGEQTLSGAQALAFVRQRHGLPNGDLDRIARQQAFLAGMAQVVLGSGTLTDPGRLAGLVSAVSRSVVIDQGWDVLTFAEQMHNLSSSSLTFATIPVQSLSLQTPGDGDAVEVDPVQVRDFMDALLGDSGGHSSASSTTSSTPTTVARAAAETAGAATTTPSPTVPESASTDLSGCVN, encoded by the coding sequence GTGACGACCCCGCCCGCCCGCGGTAGCCGGTGGAGATCGGTGCGCTACACGGCCGCGGGGTTGGCGTCACTGCTCGTGCTCGGCGCTACCGGCTACGCCTGGACCCAGCTGTCCCGCCTCGACCGCGACCTCGCCACCGCGGACGTGATCGCCCCGTCGGCCCAGCTCCCCACGGGCCGCGAGAGCCTCGCCGCGGCGCAGAACATTCTCCTGGTCGGTCTCGACTCGCGCACCGACGGGCAGGGCAACCCGCTGCCGCAGAGCCTGCTCGACCAGCTGCACGCCGGTGACTCCGGCGACGGCGGCGACACCGCCGACACGATGATCGTCGTGCACATCCCGGCCGGCGGCGGCTCGGCGACCGCGATCTCCATCCCGCGCGACTCCTACGTGCAGATCGCCGACGGCTACGGCAAACACAAGATCAACTCCGCCTACACCTACGGCAAGAACGCGGCGCTGACCGCGCTCAGCACCCAGGGCGTCACCGGCGCCGAACTGGACCGCGAGGCCGCGGCGGCGGGCGCCCGCACCGCGATCGAGACCGTCGAGGACTTCACCGGTCTCGCGATCAACCACTACGCCGCCGTCAACCTGGCCGGCTTCTACGAGCTGAGCAACGCCGTCGGCGGTGTCCCGGTGTGCCTCAAGGCGCCGGTGCACGACAGCTACTCCGGCGCCGATCTCCCGGCGGGGGAGCAGACGCTGTCCGGCGCGCAGGCGCTGGCGTTCGTCCGCCAGCGGCACGGGCTGCCCAACGGCGACCTGGACCGCATCGCCCGCCAGCAGGCGTTCCTGGCCGGGATGGCGCAGGTCGTGCTCGGCTCGGGCACCCTCACCGACCCGGGCCGGCTGGCCGGCCTCGTGAGCGCCGTCTCCCGCTCGGTCGTCATCGACCAGGGCTGGGACGTGCTGACCTTCGCCGAGCAGATGCACAACCTGAGCTCCAGCTCGCTCACCTTCGCCACCATCCCGGTGCAGAGCCTGAGCCTGCAGACCCCCGGCGACGGCGACGCGGTGGAGGTCGATCCCGTCCAGGTTCGCGATTTCATGGACGCGTTGCTGGGTGACTCCGGCGGCCACAGCTCGGCGAGCAGCACCACCTCCTCGACGCCGACGACCGTCGCGAGGGCCGCGGCCGAAACCGCCGGCGCGGCGACGACCACCCCGTCCCCGACGGTTCCGGAATCAGCGAGCACCGACCTGTCCGGCTGCGTGAACTAG
- a CDS encoding ATP-binding protein, translated as MPDSSRGAGNLPSELTSFVGRRRELAETRRLLASARLVTLTGAGGVGKTRLALRAAADLRRAFPDGVWFVPLAELRDPGLLAHTIAATLGLTDEAGSQVSGLADYLEDKRVLLVLDNCEHVLQACAVLIAKLLSATSSVRVLATSRQLLRADGEQVLVVPPLPVPTDGEPAVEAVTLFAERAAAVVPGFTVDASNRDTVVRICRRLDGIPLALELAAVRLRVLSLDQLLQRLDDRFRLLTDGSRTAPDRQQTLEAAIAWSFDLCSRAEQAVWAAVSVFAGGFDLEAAEAVCAGVGIGQGEVLDLVAGMVDKSILVRRNGTFGRTAWYGMLETVREYGQLKLVRSGREDAVRARQVAYIVRLAARYREESFGPQQLEWIERLRRDQPNIRVALEYCLLDPARAGDAALIAGPLWDFWFAGGFVAEGYRWLKSAVTLDPERGTHRRGLALQAAAFTGIQLRDAEQVRVMLAELHDLAEELDDDELRAGWALCAGSADFYGGDLVGGRALLEEALERYRRIGNARHVTNTLLVLAAALFFLADPAGERVAEEALALCDEHQAAWVKTYALWAVALQSWRNGDYRRSAALLRESLTLQRTDRSQVAFALSGLAWCATAAGRHERAAGLFGAARAVWRLSGSKTYVTRPHVAFDEACRAQSEQVLGAEVFQRAYAATLDLDLDEAVAFALAEKPAAPGAQVKRRAELPGGLTRREREIAHLVAEGLSNKQIATRLVIAQRTAETHVENILTKLGFTSRAQIAAWLTEQRAAAEDGT; from the coding sequence ATGCCCGACTCCTCGCGCGGTGCCGGCAACCTGCCCAGCGAGTTGACCAGCTTCGTGGGACGGCGCCGTGAGCTGGCCGAAACCCGGCGGCTGCTGGCATCGGCCCGGCTGGTGACCCTCACCGGGGCCGGCGGCGTCGGGAAGACCCGGCTGGCTCTGCGCGCGGCCGCGGACCTGCGGCGGGCGTTCCCGGACGGCGTGTGGTTCGTGCCGCTGGCCGAACTGCGCGACCCCGGCCTGCTGGCGCACACCATCGCCGCCACGCTCGGCCTCACCGACGAGGCCGGGTCGCAGGTCAGCGGCCTGGCCGACTACCTCGAGGACAAGCGTGTCCTGCTCGTCCTGGACAACTGCGAGCACGTGCTCCAGGCGTGCGCAGTCCTGATCGCGAAGCTGCTGTCGGCCACCTCGTCGGTGCGCGTGCTGGCCACCAGCCGCCAGCTCCTGCGCGCCGACGGTGAGCAGGTGCTCGTGGTGCCGCCGCTGCCGGTGCCCACCGACGGGGAACCCGCCGTGGAGGCGGTGACGTTGTTCGCCGAGCGGGCCGCCGCCGTGGTCCCCGGGTTCACGGTCGACGCGTCCAATCGCGACACCGTGGTGCGGATCTGCCGCCGTCTGGACGGCATCCCGCTCGCGCTCGAACTGGCCGCGGTGCGGCTGCGGGTGCTCTCGCTCGACCAGCTGCTGCAGCGCCTGGACGACCGGTTCCGCCTGCTCACCGACGGCAGCCGGACGGCGCCGGACCGGCAGCAGACCCTGGAGGCCGCGATCGCCTGGAGCTTCGACCTGTGCAGCCGCGCCGAGCAGGCGGTGTGGGCGGCGGTGTCGGTGTTCGCCGGCGGCTTCGACCTGGAGGCGGCCGAGGCGGTGTGCGCCGGGGTCGGTATCGGCCAGGGCGAGGTGCTCGACCTGGTGGCGGGCATGGTGGACAAGTCCATCCTCGTCCGCCGGAACGGGACGTTCGGCCGGACCGCGTGGTACGGGATGCTCGAGACGGTCCGCGAGTACGGGCAGCTCAAGCTCGTCCGCTCCGGCCGTGAGGACGCGGTGCGGGCCCGTCAGGTCGCCTACATCGTCCGGCTCGCCGCCCGCTACCGCGAGGAGAGCTTCGGCCCGCAGCAGCTGGAGTGGATCGAGCGGTTGCGGCGCGACCAGCCCAACATCCGGGTGGCGCTGGAGTACTGCCTGCTGGACCCGGCCCGGGCGGGCGACGCGGCCTTGATCGCCGGGCCGCTGTGGGACTTCTGGTTCGCCGGCGGGTTCGTGGCGGAGGGCTACCGCTGGCTCAAGTCCGCGGTGACCCTGGACCCCGAGCGGGGCACCCACCGCCGCGGTCTGGCCCTGCAGGCCGCCGCGTTCACCGGTATCCAGCTGCGCGACGCGGAGCAGGTGCGGGTGATGCTGGCCGAGTTGCACGACCTCGCGGAGGAGCTCGACGACGACGAGTTGCGCGCCGGCTGGGCGTTGTGCGCCGGCTCGGCCGATTTCTACGGTGGCGACCTCGTCGGCGGGCGGGCGCTGCTGGAGGAGGCCCTGGAACGCTACCGGCGGATCGGGAATGCGCGGCACGTGACCAACACACTCCTCGTGCTCGCCGCCGCGCTGTTCTTCCTCGCCGACCCGGCGGGGGAGCGGGTGGCCGAGGAGGCGCTCGCGCTGTGTGACGAGCACCAGGCTGCCTGGGTCAAGACCTACGCGCTGTGGGCGGTCGCCCTGCAGTCGTGGCGCAACGGCGATTACCGCAGGTCCGCCGCGCTGCTGCGCGAGTCCCTGACACTGCAGAGGACCGACCGCTCCCAGGTCGCGTTCGCCCTCAGCGGCCTGGCCTGGTGCGCGACCGCGGCCGGGCGGCACGAGCGGGCGGCCGGCCTGTTCGGCGCGGCACGTGCGGTGTGGCGGCTGAGCGGGTCGAAGACCTACGTGACCAGACCGCACGTGGCCTTCGACGAGGCCTGCCGGGCCCAGTCCGAGCAGGTGCTCGGCGCCGAGGTCTTTCAGCGGGCCTACGCCGCGACGCTGGACCTGGACCTGGACGAGGCGGTCGCGTTCGCCCTGGCCGAGAAGCCGGCGGCACCTGGTGCCCAGGTCAAACGGCGCGCCGAACTGCCGGGCGGGCTGACCCGGCGGGAGCGGGAGATCGCCCACCTGGTCGCCGAGGGGCTGAGCAACAAGCAGATCGCCACGCGGCTGGTGATCGCGCAGCGGACCGCCGAGACGCACGTGGAGAACATCCTGACCAAGCTGGGTTTCACCTCGCGCGCGCAGATCGCGGCGTGGCTGACCGAGCAGCGGGCGGCCGCCGAGGACGGTACGTAG
- a CDS encoding alpha/beta fold hydrolase: protein MRAVKAVELGLAAGLVLTRTALRAATGGLVGPGSRGAPAVPVTRPRGESRTVIADDGVALHAEVQGDAGAPVTVVLCHGYALSAASWSFQTPDLVRHARVVLWDQRGHGRSQRGPAEHATVDQLGRDLRAVLEDTAPHGPVVLVGHSMGGMTIMALAEQYPELFGTRIAATALLATSAEPVLGDLGLPRHGMRAVHRLTPWALALLHRLTPLTGPVRELTGALVPRHAFASEVPPHVADFLVGLIGATPLDVLADFFPQFRVHDKVAALAALDRAECLVLAGADDVVTPPSHSEAIARAVPGAELVVLPDAGHAFPLEHPGQVNAHLVGLLRRHGRLRTA from the coding sequence ATGCGCGCGGTGAAGGCGGTGGAGCTGGGCCTGGCGGCCGGGCTCGTGCTGACCCGGACCGCCCTGCGTGCCGCCACCGGGGGACTGGTCGGTCCCGGCAGCCGCGGCGCGCCGGCCGTCCCGGTCACGCGGCCGCGGGGCGAGAGCCGGACGGTGATCGCGGACGACGGGGTGGCGCTGCACGCCGAGGTCCAGGGCGACGCGGGCGCGCCGGTCACCGTCGTGCTGTGCCACGGCTACGCCCTGTCCGCCGCGAGCTGGAGCTTCCAGACCCCGGACCTGGTCCGGCACGCCCGCGTGGTGCTGTGGGACCAGCGCGGGCACGGCCGGTCGCAGCGCGGCCCGGCCGAGCACGCCACCGTCGACCAGCTGGGCCGCGACCTGCGCGCGGTGCTGGAGGACACCGCACCGCACGGGCCGGTCGTCCTCGTCGGGCACTCCATGGGCGGCATGACGATCATGGCGCTGGCCGAGCAGTACCCCGAGCTGTTCGGCACCCGGATCGCGGCGACCGCCCTGCTGGCCACCAGCGCCGAGCCGGTGCTCGGCGACCTCGGCCTGCCGCGGCACGGCATGCGCGCGGTGCACCGGCTGACCCCGTGGGCGCTGGCGCTGCTGCACCGGCTCACGCCGCTGACCGGGCCGGTGCGCGAGCTGACCGGCGCGCTCGTGCCCCGGCACGCCTTCGCCTCCGAGGTGCCGCCGCACGTCGCCGACTTCCTGGTCGGCCTGATCGGGGCCACCCCGCTGGACGTGCTGGCCGACTTCTTCCCGCAGTTCCGCGTCCACGACAAGGTCGCCGCCCTCGCCGCGCTGGACCGCGCCGAGTGCCTCGTCCTCGCCGGGGCGGACGACGTCGTCACGCCGCCGTCCCACAGCGAGGCCATCGCCCGCGCCGTCCCGGGTGCGGAGCTCGTGGTGCTGCCCGACGCCGGTCACGCTTTTCCCCTGGAACACCCCGGGCAGGTCAACGCCCACCTGGTGGGCCTGCTGCGGCGGCACGGACGCCTGCGCACCGCCTGA
- a CDS encoding FadR/GntR family transcriptional regulator yields the protein MSRSQAGPLGRHRTLHGQVVEWLGRRIVSGELAHGSQLPNEADLAAQLNVSRGGVREAVKALAAKGLVEPRPRLGTRVLPREQWNLMDREVISWHGQLSDAAFLGDLLELRLMVEPGAAQLAAERATEEQLAVLESACARMAEEAGRVDADVAAFVEADLAFHLTLLRASGNQLIEQLGRLLEASLHHGLAASSHAPGGVAATLPLHQAVLVAVRARRPTAASRAMRRLIETTTEAVHRMTEE from the coding sequence GTGAGCAGGAGTCAGGCCGGGCCACTCGGGCGGCACCGCACCCTCCACGGCCAGGTGGTCGAGTGGCTGGGCCGGCGCATCGTGTCGGGCGAACTCGCCCACGGTAGCCAGCTGCCCAACGAGGCCGACCTGGCGGCCCAGCTGAACGTCAGCCGCGGCGGGGTCCGCGAGGCGGTCAAGGCGCTCGCCGCCAAGGGGCTGGTGGAGCCGCGGCCCCGGCTGGGCACCCGGGTGCTGCCGCGCGAGCAGTGGAACCTGATGGACCGCGAGGTGATCAGCTGGCACGGGCAGCTCTCCGACGCGGCCTTCCTCGGCGACCTGCTCGAACTGCGGCTCATGGTCGAGCCCGGCGCCGCGCAGCTGGCCGCCGAGCGGGCGACCGAGGAGCAGCTGGCGGTGCTGGAGAGCGCGTGCGCCCGCATGGCGGAGGAGGCCGGGCGGGTCGACGCCGACGTCGCCGCCTTCGTCGAGGCCGACCTGGCGTTCCACCTGACCCTGCTGCGCGCCAGCGGCAACCAGCTCATCGAGCAGCTGGGCCGTCTGCTGGAGGCGAGCCTGCACCACGGCCTGGCGGCCAGCTCGCACGCGCCGGGCGGGGTGGCCGCGACACTGCCGCTGCACCAGGCGGTGCTCGTCGCCGTCCGGGCCCGCCGCCCGACCGCCGCCTCGCGCGCGATGCGGCGGCTCATCGAGACCACGACCGAAGCGGTGCACCGGATGACCGAGGAGTAG
- a CDS encoding S1 family peptidase — translation MKRSPLVRTFGLTALAVGSVLATTVSVAGATPTSPLLGAMQRDLGLTAEQAGTRPAQEAAAAGIAPAAQAAAGPAFGGAWYDVASGKLVVGITDAARAEAVKAAGADTALVAHTESALDATKDALDRLAGRAAPRQVTGWYVDEQADRVVVTVVPGAHGADVQGFLDRARAAGPVQVKEATSTPRLFAGDIVGGDAYYINDAARCSVGFSVQGGFVSAGHCGNAGDSVSAPDGSAMGTFQGSSFPGNDYSFVRTGSSWTPSPIVDGYGNGDVTVTGHTAAPVGSSVCRSGSTSGWHCGTIQATNQTVNYAEGAVSGLTRTSACAEPGDSGGSWVSGSQAQGVTSGGSGDCTSGGTTYFQPVDEILSAYGLTLVTG, via the coding sequence ATGAAGCGATCACCCCTCGTCAGGACGTTCGGCCTCACCGCGCTGGCCGTGGGCTCCGTCCTCGCCACCACGGTCAGCGTCGCCGGTGCCACGCCCACCTCGCCGCTGCTCGGCGCGATGCAGCGCGACCTCGGGCTGACCGCCGAGCAGGCCGGCACCCGCCCGGCCCAGGAGGCCGCCGCCGCCGGAATCGCCCCGGCCGCCCAGGCCGCCGCCGGACCGGCGTTCGGCGGCGCCTGGTACGACGTCGCCTCCGGCAAGCTGGTCGTGGGCATCACCGATGCCGCCCGTGCCGAGGCCGTCAAGGCCGCCGGCGCGGACACCGCCCTCGTCGCCCACACCGAGTCCGCCCTGGACGCCACCAAGGACGCCCTCGACAGGCTCGCCGGCCGCGCCGCGCCGCGCCAGGTCACCGGGTGGTACGTCGACGAGCAGGCCGACCGCGTCGTGGTGACCGTCGTGCCGGGCGCGCACGGCGCCGACGTGCAGGGCTTCCTCGACCGGGCTCGCGCGGCCGGGCCGGTGCAGGTCAAAGAGGCCACCAGCACGCCGCGCCTGTTCGCCGGGGACATCGTCGGTGGCGACGCCTACTACATCAACGACGCCGCCCGCTGCTCGGTCGGGTTTTCCGTGCAGGGCGGGTTCGTCTCGGCCGGGCACTGCGGCAACGCGGGCGACTCGGTCAGCGCGCCCGACGGTTCGGCGATGGGCACGTTCCAGGGCTCGTCGTTCCCCGGCAACGACTACAGCTTCGTGCGCACCGGCTCGTCCTGGACGCCATCGCCCATTGTGGACGGTTACGGCAACGGGGACGTGACGGTCACCGGGCACACCGCGGCGCCGGTCGGCTCGTCGGTGTGCCGCTCGGGTTCGACCTCCGGCTGGCACTGCGGCACGATCCAGGCCACCAACCAGACCGTCAACTACGCCGAGGGCGCGGTGTCCGGCCTGACCAGGACCAGCGCGTGCGCCGAGCCGGGCGACTCGGGCGGCTCGTGGGTCAGCGGCAGCCAGGCGCAGGGCGTCACCTCGGGCGGTTCCGGTGACTGCACCAGCGGCGGGACGACGTATTTCCAGCCGGTCGACGAGATCCTGTCCGCCTACGGGCTGACGCTGGTCACCGGCTGA
- a CDS encoding SMP-30/gluconolactonase/LRE family protein, whose amino-acid sequence MDQITAPVAEHGEGPVWAPEWPGVRWVDMLAGDVLELDGGEVRRHHVGTVAAALRPGENGGVVLAVERGFAVADTALTDVRPLGEVWTDPGVRMNDGGCDPDGRFYCGSMAYDERPGAAALYRLDPDGTVTTVLTGVTISNGLAWSPDGGTAYYIDTPTGRIDAFDYTASAGLTDRRPAVTIPAELGSPDGLTVDAEGNLWVALWGGGAVHCYTPQGEQVARAEFPATQVTACTFGGPDLAELYVTTSRHGLEEGTQPEAGALFRLRPGVRGLPAHRYSGC is encoded by the coding sequence GTGGACCAGATCACCGCCCCGGTGGCGGAGCACGGCGAGGGGCCGGTGTGGGCGCCGGAGTGGCCCGGTGTGCGCTGGGTCGACATGCTCGCCGGGGACGTGCTCGAACTCGACGGCGGCGAGGTGCGCCGCCACCACGTCGGCACGGTCGCGGCGGCCCTGCGGCCCGGCGAGAACGGTGGCGTGGTGCTGGCCGTCGAGCGCGGGTTCGCCGTCGCCGACACCGCCCTGACCGACGTCCGGCCACTGGGGGAGGTGTGGACCGACCCCGGCGTCCGGATGAACGACGGCGGGTGCGACCCCGACGGCCGCTTCTACTGCGGCTCGATGGCCTACGACGAGAGGCCGGGCGCGGCCGCCCTGTACCGCCTCGACCCGGACGGCACGGTCACCACGGTGCTGACCGGTGTCACGATCTCCAACGGCCTGGCCTGGAGTCCGGACGGCGGAACGGCGTACTACATCGACACCCCCACCGGCCGCATCGACGCGTTCGACTACACCGCCTCGGCCGGGCTCACCGACCGTCGTCCCGCCGTCACCATCCCCGCCGAGCTGGGTTCCCCCGACGGTCTCACCGTCGACGCGGAGGGCAACCTGTGGGTCGCGCTGTGGGGCGGTGGCGCGGTGCACTGCTACACCCCGCAGGGGGAGCAGGTGGCCCGCGCGGAGTTCCCGGCCACCCAGGTCACGGCGTGCACCTTCGGCGGGCCGGACCTGGCCGAGCTGTACGTGACGACCTCCCGGCACGGGCTCGAGGAGGGCACGCAGCCCGAGGCCGGGGCCCTGTTCCGCCTGCGGCCCGGCGTGCGCGGGCTGCCCGCCCACCGCTATTCCGGCTGCTGA
- a CDS encoding pyridoxamine 5'-phosphate oxidase family protein: MALSREEREQFLAEPHVGALSVVEKRERAPLTVPIWYQYRPGGELWVRTLPGSRKARAIEAAGRFSLMVQRTEPTVRYVSVEGPVTGTAPDSDERAREMARRYLPEDKVAGYLEFERTRLGEHVVIAMRPEHWLGADLGPA, encoded by the coding sequence ATGGCACTGTCGAGGGAAGAACGGGAACAGTTCCTGGCCGAGCCGCACGTCGGCGCGCTGTCGGTCGTGGAGAAACGGGAGCGGGCGCCGCTGACGGTGCCGATCTGGTACCAGTACCGCCCGGGCGGTGAGCTGTGGGTGCGCACGCTCCCGGGTTCACGCAAGGCGCGGGCGATCGAGGCGGCCGGGCGGTTCAGCCTGATGGTGCAGCGCACCGAGCCGACCGTGCGGTACGTGTCGGTCGAGGGACCGGTGACGGGCACGGCCCCGGACAGCGACGAGCGGGCGCGGGAAATGGCGCGACGCTACCTGCCGGAGGACAAGGTCGCCGGCTACCTGGAGTTCGAACGCACCCGGCTCGGTGAGCACGTGGTCATCGCGATGCGGCCGGAACACTGGCTGGGGGCGGATCTCGGACCGGCCTGA
- the coaE gene encoding dephospho-CoA kinase, with protein sequence MLRVGLSGGIGAGKSTVAARLVEHGAVHVDADAIAREVVEPGTEGLAKVVEAFGADVLGADGALNRPALAAKAFADEESRQRLNGILHPLIGARTAERIAAAPPDAVVLHDVPLLVEGGYAPNYHLVLIVDAPVETRLRRLTELRGMSEEDARARIKAQASDEQRRAVADVWLDNSGEPDAVLAEVDRLWAERLVPFEANVRLRRPRPPVPPKLVPYDETWPAQAARALARLRLLTAGRALRVDHIGSTSVPGLPAKDVLDLQVTVSTLEQADEFADVLSDAGFLRAEGEWWDDPQGGGERWLKRFHYGADPGRAVNVHVRSTATPAWRLALLFAAWLRANPGERDAYAAVKAKLAQAHADDGSVEAYAEEKQGWVNAAFERAEEWAGRTGWSA encoded by the coding sequence ATGCTGCGGGTGGGGTTGTCCGGAGGAATCGGTGCGGGGAAGTCGACCGTCGCCGCGCGGTTGGTGGAGCACGGGGCCGTGCACGTCGACGCCGACGCGATCGCGCGGGAGGTCGTCGAGCCGGGCACGGAGGGGCTCGCGAAGGTCGTCGAGGCCTTCGGCGCCGACGTCCTGGGCGCGGACGGGGCGCTGAACCGCCCGGCGCTGGCCGCCAAGGCGTTCGCGGACGAGGAGTCCCGGCAGCGGCTCAACGGCATCCTGCACCCGCTGATCGGTGCCCGCACCGCCGAGCGCATCGCCGCCGCCCCGCCGGACGCGGTCGTGCTGCACGACGTGCCGCTGCTGGTCGAGGGCGGGTACGCGCCGAACTACCACCTCGTGCTGATCGTGGACGCGCCCGTGGAAACGCGGCTGCGGCGCCTGACCGAGCTGCGCGGGATGTCCGAGGAGGACGCCCGCGCGCGGATCAAGGCGCAGGCGAGTGACGAGCAGCGGCGCGCCGTCGCCGACGTGTGGCTGGACAACTCGGGCGAGCCGGACGCCGTGCTGGCCGAGGTGGACCGGTTGTGGGCCGAGCGGCTGGTGCCGTTCGAGGCGAACGTGCGGCTGCGCCGCCCGCGCCCGCCGGTGCCGCCGAAGCTGGTGCCCTACGACGAAACCTGGCCGGCTCAGGCCGCCCGCGCGCTCGCCCGGCTGCGGCTGCTGACCGCGGGCCGGGCGCTGCGGGTGGACCACATCGGGTCCACGTCGGTGCCCGGGCTGCCCGCGAAGGACGTGCTGGACCTGCAGGTCACCGTCTCGACCCTGGAGCAGGCCGACGAGTTCGCCGACGTCCTGTCCGACGCCGGGTTCCTGCGCGCCGAGGGGGAGTGGTGGGACGACCCGCAGGGCGGCGGCGAGCGGTGGCTGAAGCGGTTCCACTACGGTGCCGACCCGGGCCGGGCGGTCAACGTGCACGTCCGCAGCACCGCGACGCCGGCCTGGCGGCTGGCGCTGTTGTTCGCCGCGTGGCTGCGGGCGAACCCCGGCGAGCGCGACGCGTACGCGGCGGTGAAGGCGAAGCTGGCGCAGGCCCACGCGGACGACGGTTCCGTGGAGGCCTACGCGGAGGAGAAGCAGGGCTGGGTCAACGCGGCCTTCGAGCGGGCCGAGGAGTGGGCGGGCCGCACCGGCTGGTCGGCGTGA